Proteins encoded by one window of Manihot esculenta cultivar AM560-2 chromosome 10, M.esculenta_v8, whole genome shotgun sequence:
- the LOC122724927 gene encoding putative disease resistance protein At3g14460 has protein sequence MIRLRITSCESLESMPEGIVCPSNYSGETSHLEKLYISGCESLRCSSNGKFPYSLKTLRIHNWTPQFLNSLYCGLSHLTELHIEKCPQLESFPGKELPLPSLISLTIAHCEGLRSLSNHMQDFQSLQQLEIGGCHQLEFFPEMGLPNPKLVSFQISWCKNLRSLPNRMQNLTSLQSIDISVCEGMESLEGGCLPPNLTSLHIRECLNMKQPMLEWGLHRLVSLRSLVLNVESTGDFISFPDDDGFLLPTSLTHLFIIGFKNLKSISRGIQKLTSLEKLSIWWCPKLQSFPAEGLPATLECIDIHSWPIISDIPFVGIDDFAVLPS, from the coding sequence ATGATACGTCTTCGTATTACAAGCTGTGAATCATTGGAGTCTATGCCGGAAGGAATTGTGTGTCCTAGTAATTACAGTGGCGAGACGTCTCATCTCGAGAAATTGTATATCTCTGGATGTGAATCCCTCAGATGCTCTTCAAATGGAAAGTTTCCATATTCCCTTAAGACTCTTCGAATTCACAACTGGACGCCACAATTTTTAAACTCGCTATACTGTGGGCTTTCTCATCTTACAGAATTACACATAGAGAAGTGTCCTCAATTAGAGTCGTTTCCAGGGAAGGAATTGCCTCTCCCTTCTCTTATCTCTTTAACAATAGCTCACTGTGAAGGATTGAGGTCTCTATCCAATCATATGCAAGACtttcaaagtctccaacagtTAGAAATAGGGGGCTGTCATCAATTAGAGTTTTTCCCAGAGATGGGATTGCCCAACCCCAAGCTTGTGTCATTTCAAATTTCCTGGTGCAAAAATTTGAGGTCTCTACCCAATCGGATGCAAAACCTCACTTCCCTTCAATCTATAGATATATCAGTATGTGAAGGTATGGAGTCCTTAGAAGGAGGTTGTTTACCCCCTAACCTAACTTCCCTTCATATTCGAGAGTGCTTGAATATGAAACAGCCAATGCTAGAGTGGGGACTCCACAGACTCGTCTCTCTTAGAAGTTTGGTTCTAAACGTGGAGTCAACTGGAGATTTTATTTCCTTTCCAGATGACGACGGCTTTCTGCTTCCCACTTCTCTTACCCACCTATTCATTATTGGATTCAAGAATCTAAAATCCATATCCAGGGGTATCCAAAAGCTCACCTCTCttgaaaaattatcaatttggTGGTGCCCAAAACTGCAGTCCTTCCCAGCTGAGGGCCTTCCTGCTACACTTGAATGCATAGATATTCACAGCTGGCCTATCATTTCTGATATCCCCTTTGTTGGTATAGATGATTTTGCAGTCCTTCCCAGTTAA
- the LOC110624338 gene encoding putative disease resistance RPP13-like protein 1: protein MLKLLNAETSDAQVSVISIVGMGGLGKTTLAQLVYNDPMLEFDLKAWVSVGEDFDVSRVTKTFLLQLGDGGDDKDLNVLQVKLKQKLSGNKFLVVLDDVWTQNYEEWTLFWGPFEAGAPQSRVIVTTRSQDVSLMMGTTQAYALKKLSHNECMSVFAQHALGANNFDAHLELKQMGEEIVKRCGGLPLAAKSLGGILKGKPNPDLWKEVLSSEMWELPDNRSNILPALKLSYLHLPPHLKRCFSYCAILPKDREFDRNELVLLWMAEGFLYDQKKMKDSEGLGHKYFDDLLSRSFFQQSNDNKSKYIMHDLIVDLACFVSREICLHMVGKLENAKSFAKIRHSSFIPHFMNTFQRFQSFCEMKNLRTFLSVREDRIRCHITSKVVHELVPKLKCLRSLSLAGYEIEELPNSFGDLKHLRYLNLSDTPIQGLPESVDKLFNLQTLKLRDCDELIELPKGICNLLNLQHLDIIGTRKLKEMPPHIGKLTSLCVLTKFIMGKNNGRITVLKKLCDLRGQLHITSLENVEVADIRDAGFVNLEDKPGITELHLEWTEADERFDDLRNPSHEEQVLNSVQPYQSLSSLSITSFGGRKFPLWLGEPSFSGMVQVQLWKCRQMTSLPPLGRLKSLKRLSIGDMRGVKEVGVEFYEDDSCFSCLEELEIRSMGEWELWAWSNGLGEDSVPKFPKLHQLQIRNCPKLVGKLPTFLPSLEKLFIVDCPLLVELPKVLPSLTALY, encoded by the coding sequence ATGTTGAAATTGTTGAATGCTGAGACAAGTGATGCCCAGGTATCTGTGATCTCCATAGTTGGGATGGGAGGCCTTGGCAAGACAACTCTAGCTCAGCTAGTCTACAATGATCCCATGTTGGAGTTTGATTTAAAAGCCTGGGTGTCTGTTGGTGAAGATTTTGATGTTTCCAGGGTCACAAAAACATTTCTTCTTCAGCTGGGTGATGGTGGTGATGATAAAGATTTAAATGTGCTTCAGGTAAAATTGAAGCAAAAGTTGTCTGGAAATAAGTTTTTAGTTGTCCTAGATGATGTGTGGACCCAGAACTATGAGGAATGGACTCTGTTTTGGGGTCCGTTTGAAGCAGGGGCTCCTCAAAGCAGAGTTATCGTCACGACTCGAAGTCAGGATGTTTCATTAATGATGGGTACGACTCAAGCATATGCTCTTAAGAAGCTGTCACACAATGAATGCATGTCTGTGTTTGCCCAGCATGCTTTGGGAGCAAATAATTTTGACGCGCACTTGGAGCTGAAACAAATGGGTGAGGAGATTGTCAAAAGATGTGGAGGATTACCTTTGGCAGCAAAATCTCTTGGAGGCATCTTAAAGGGTAAACCAAATCCTGATTTGTGGAAGGAAGTGTTGAGCAGTGAGATGTGGGAATTACCAGACAATAGGAGCAATATCCTTCCAGCCTTGAAGTTGAGCTATCTTCATCTTCCACCTCATTTAAAGCGATGTTTCTCTTATTGCGCAATACTACCAAAGGATCGCGAGTTTGATAGGAATGAATTGGTTTTGCTGTGGATGGCTGAGGGTTTCTTGTATGAccagaagaaaatgaaagataGTGAAGGTTTGGGTCATAaatattttgatgatttattATCAAGATCATTTTTTCAACAATCAAATGataataaatcaaaatatataatgcaTGACCTAATTGTTGATTTAGCTTGCTTTGTTAGCAGAGAAATATGTTTGCATATGGTTGGTAAGTTGGAGAATGCAAAATCATTTGCAAAGATTAGACATTCTTCATTTATTCCTCATTTTATGAACACTTTTCAAAGATTTCAAAGCTTCTGTGAAATGAAGAATTTGCGCACATTTTTATCCGTGCGGGAGGATCGGATTAGATGCCACATTACTAGTAAGGTGGTGCATGAGTTGGTGCCAAAATTAAAATGCTTAAGGTCACTATCTCTAGCTGGTTATGAGATTGAGGAGTTGCCAAATTCTTTTGGTGACTTAAAGCACTTACGCTACCTTAACCTATCTGATACTCCAATCCAAGGATTGCCTGAATCAGTGGATAAACTCTTCAACTTACAGACATTAAAGTTGCGTGATTGTGATGAGCTTATTGAGTTACCTAAAGGCATATGCAATTTACTCAACTTGCAGCATCTTGACATTATTGGCACAAGGAAATTGAAAGAGATGCCACCACATATTGGTAAGTTGACTAGTCTCTGCGTGTTGACCAAATTTATCATGGGGAAAAACAATGGTCGGATCACGGTGCTAAAGAAACTTTGTGATCTTCGAGGGCAGCTTCATATTACAAGTTTAGAGAATGTGGAAGTGGCAGATATTCGAGATGCGGGTTTTGTCAATTTGGAGGATAAGCCTGGTATCACTGAATTGCACTTGGAATGGACTGAAGCGGATGAACGTTTTGATGATTTGAGAAACCCAAGTCATGAAGAGCAAGTTCTCAACTCAGTTCAGCCATATCAAAGTCTGTCAAGCCTATCAATTACATCATTTGGTGGTAGGAAATTCCCATTATGGCTGGGTGAGCCTTCATTCTCTGGCATGGTGCAGGTGCAGCTATGGAAGTGTCGCCAAATGACATCATTGCCACCACTTGGACGATTAAAGTCATTAAAAAGGTTGAGCATAGGAGATATGAGAGGAGTGAAAGAAGTGGGTGTTGAGTTTTATGAGGATGATTCATGTTTTTCTTGTTTGGAAGAACTAGAGATTAGAAGTATGGGTGAGTGGGAGCTGTGGGCTTGGTCTAATGGTCTGGGTGAAGATTCTGTGCCAAAATTTCCTAAGCTGCATCAACTCCAAATACGAAATTGTCCCAAGTTGGTTGGGAAATTGCCCACCTTCCTTCCTTCACTGGAAAAACTTTTCATCGTTGATTGCCCGCTTTTGGTTGAATTACCAAAAGTTCTCCCATCACTTACAGCACTCTATTAG